The sequence CGCCCGCCCTATCCGTCTTTCGTCCGCTCGTGGTGAAGACAGTCGGTCTTACCCATTGTAACAAATATAGCAAAGGACTCGAGAACCCGTGGGCAGCCAATGACTAATTCAATAACACCAGCGGACTACGTTCCACCCACGCGGACCGGAGGTTGACCAATGACGGACCATCCAGGAGTTAAGCCGGCAGATTCGGTCGTTTCAGAAACGGACAGGCTCAATCTGCTGTTTTCGGAGGTGTACACGAAGGATCATAGCATTCGGGATCGGCTTAAATCCATAGAAGTCAAATTAAACCTGCTTATCGGTGCGATTCCCATCATCACGATCATCCTTCTGAAGATCGTCGAGCATCTTTTCCCCGGTTTGAAATAGCCGGCTGTTCCCATCCGCAAACGCGCTTCGACACGCAGCGGGACCGCGACGTCTGTTTCCCGGTTGACAAACCACGCGCGCCGCAACTTTTTCTAATCGTCAATAAGCGGCCTGCTGAAAGTACTCCAGTGGCCGCGTTCCGGGTACCACTGACCTCATCGGCTTACACTTGAGAACGGAGACTTCATGTCCATACTGGACGCATTCAGGCTAGATGGCAAAACCGCCCTCGTAACCGGCTGTCGCAGGGGGATCGGCAGGGGACTGGCCGAAGCGCTCGCCGAAGCAGGCGCGGATATCTTAGGCGCAAGCGCGTCGATGGAGTCGTCCGGCAGCGAAATCGAAGGGGCTGTCACAGCCCTGGACCGCAAGTTTACCGGTTACAGCGTCGACCTGAACAACCGGGACGCGCTGTATGATTTCATTCACCAGGTCAAGAACGATTTCCCGGTCATCGATATCCTTGTCAACAACGCCGGGCTTACGTTGAGGGCGCCCGCCGCCGAACATTCCGACGAATACTGGGACACGGTCATGAATGTAAACCTCAACTCGCCGTTCATCCTGAGCCGGGAGATCGGACGGGACATGGTCGCCCGAGGCCGCGGAAAGATCGTGTTCACCGCATCCGTACTGTCCTTCCAGGGCGGCATCACCGTGCCCAGCTACGCGGCGTCCAAGGGGGCCGTCGCACAACTGGTCATGGCCCTTTCCAACGAATGGGCCTCCAAGGGCGTCAACGTCAACGCCATCGCGCCGGGCTATATCGCCACCGACCTCACGTCGGCCCTGCAGCATGACCCGGAGCGTTCCAGGTCCATATCCGAACGGATCCCCGCCGGCCGGTGGGGCGCGCCGAGCGACCTGGGCGGCACCGTCGTCTACCTCAGTTCGGATGCTTCCGACTACGTCCACGGTGCGGTACTGGCCGTCGACGGTGGTTGGCTGGGCCGATAGGACACCCGGGAACCTAAATGGATCCCACGCGCCTGCGGTGTATGTCGACTGAAACGTCAGGGGGCCGTCCATGCCGTCGCCATATTCCAATCTGTTGACCGAAGAAGAGAAGTGGCATTTCGACCTGCATGGATACCTGCACCTGCGCGGCGTGATCGCGCCGGATCGCCTGGCACGCATCCTGGAGGTCGTCGCTCACTGGCTCTCCGTGGACGAGCCCGAGATCCCCGCGCCGGTGTTCAGGCACCGTCAGGAGCCCTACAAGACACACCTGGACCACATCCAGTACGGCCACCGGTTGTTCCAGGAACTGAACGCCGATCCGGAGATCATCCGCGTCGTCGCGGGGCTGACTATGGGCATGCCCCGGCTGTTTCACTGCAACTTCACGAAAATGGACCCGGCGGCGCCGGACGACGAGGATCACCAGGGCTACCACCGGGACGACAGCGAGTTCAAGTTTCCGCCGGGGTTCCGCAACCCCCACAACGATTACCAGGCGGCGGGCGGCGAGATCTACTGCAGCCACCTGGCCACCTGGGTCGCACTGGCCGACGTACCCGAGGGGACGGGGTTCAGCCTGGTGCCCGGCAGCCACAAGTCGGCCTTCGCAACGCCTGACGGGCTGAAGGTCGGCCACCAGCCGCCTGTCTCCATCACCGTACCCATGGAAGCCGGCGACGCCCTCGTATTTTCGACCCACGTGCTGCATGACGCCGCGGTCTGGACCCAGGACTATCCCAGAATGAACATCTTCCAGCGGTATCAACTCAGCGCCTATTTCAACGAAACCGGCAAGGGCGGGCTGCCCTTCGAGGAATTCCGCGATCAGATCACCAAAGAGGAATACGAACTGGAGTCGCTGAGCAAGGAGGAGAAGGCCGCCGTGACTCGAATGCGGCGTCACTTCGGATTGTAGTCAACCCACAGGAGACCTGCATGGCTTGGATACGCACCATTGACGAATCGGAAGCGGAAGGACAGTTGGCCAGGATTTACCAGGGCTCGATGCGATCCTGGGGCGGCGTGGACAACATCATCAAAGCGCACAGCCTGAACGTGCAGGCGATGCGGGCGGTGATGGTCTTCTACAAGGGCCTCATGCACGGGGACTGCGACCTGACGCTGGGACAGCGTGAAATGATCGCGACGACCGTCTCGGCCCTCAACGAGTGCGAGTACTGAATCCGCCATCATGGGGAGGGGCTCCTCAGAGAGATCAACGACCGGGAACTGGTGGACGCGATCAAGAAGGACTACCGCGCGGCGGACCTGGACGCTGCCGACCGCGCCATGCTGGACTATGTGCGCAAGCTGACCCTGGCGCCCGCTACGACATCGGAGTCGGATATCGTTGCGTTGAGGGAGGCCGGGTTCGGCGACAAGGCGATCCTGGAGATCAACCAGATCGCGGGTTTCTTCGCCTGGTGCAACCGTACGGTGGACGGCCTGGGTGTGGAACTGGAGGCGTTCTGGGACGATCCGGATGCGACGAATGTCTAGTCATCCCGCATTGCGGGAATTACGCCAAAACGGGGTTGGTCGCAGGATCCGTGTATACGAGGCATGATGGATTCGTTTGAAGTCATTCCGACCGGCGGCGCACTCGGCGCTGAAGTGCGTGGCCTGGATCTGCGCAACGAACTGGACGGGGAGACCGTACGTGTGCTGTGCGGCGCCTTTCTCGACCACTGCG is a genomic window of Gemmatimonadota bacterium containing:
- a CDS encoding SDR family oxidoreductase gives rise to the protein MSILDAFRLDGKTALVTGCRRGIGRGLAEALAEAGADILGASASMESSGSEIEGAVTALDRKFTGYSVDLNNRDALYDFIHQVKNDFPVIDILVNNAGLTLRAPAAEHSDEYWDTVMNVNLNSPFILSREIGRDMVARGRGKIVFTASVLSFQGGITVPSYAASKGAVAQLVMALSNEWASKGVNVNAIAPGYIATDLTSALQHDPERSRSISERIPAGRWGAPSDLGGTVVYLSSDASDYVHGAVLAVDGGWLGR
- a CDS encoding peroxidase; translation: MAWIRTIDESEAEGQLARIYQGSMRSWGGVDNIIKAHSLNVQAMRAVMVFYKGLMHGDCDLTLGQREMIATTVSALNECEY
- a CDS encoding peroxidase, which produces MDAIKKDYRAADLDAADRAMLDYVRKLTLAPATTSESDIVALREAGFGDKAILEINQIAGFFAWCNRTVDGLGVELEAFWDDPDATNV